From one Chanodichthys erythropterus isolate Z2021 chromosome 3, ASM2448905v1, whole genome shotgun sequence genomic stretch:
- the mybpc2a gene encoding myosin binding protein Ca isoform X1 yields MPEPKKPGAKGGKVEAPPADKSAEELPEDEHVPGEEHQMSETSGLFVEKPQSVAVNKGNNVTFVAKVDSSKMLRKPTMKWLKGKWLDLGSKAGKHLQFKETYDRNTKIYTYEMTIVKAVDGDAGGYRCEVTSKDKCDICTFEITIEAAEETKQTNILEAFKRSGDAGEDAGDLDFSGLLKKRERKQKEEPEVSVDVWEILKNAKPCDYEKIAFEYGITDLRGMLKRLKKMKKVEPKKSDAFLRKMEPAYSVEKGKRIQLSVELSDPNAQVKWLKNGQEIKPSAKYIFESVGGIRKLTINKCTLADDAAYECVIGEEKSFTEVFVQEPPVTITKMLDDIHVVVGEKVEFEVEVSEEAASVKWMKDGVELSRDGKYRFKKDGTKHWLIINEATTEDIGTYYVFTSGGESKGELEVEEKELEVLQSIADLTLKAAEQAVFKCEVSDEKVTGKWFKDGVEVIPSNRIKMTHIGRTHKLVIDDVKPEDAGDYTFVPDGYALSLSAKLNFLEIKIDYVPRQEPPKIHLDTTGSMVNKNTIIVVAGNKLRFDVDITGEPPPTVCWKKGDTEISESEGRVRVETRKNLSCFVIEGAERSDEGLYHITVTNPAGQDKADIMVKIVDVPDPPENVKCTGVGEDTAAIQWDPPKFDGGVPVKGYLMERKKKGSSRWTKLNFDIYESTTYEAKKMIEGVLYEMRVFAVNGIGISQPSVNSKPFMPIAPTSEPTRLMVDDITDGSCALKWLPPERIGAGGIDGYMIEYCIEGATEWVQANETPVEKNSYRVRGLPVGEKMLFRVTAVNIAGRSPPAVLAQAVTIREIVERPKIRLPRQLRTKYIKRVGEKVNVVIPFQGKPRPMVTWFKDGAPIDTALVNIRTTGVDTILFIRQAVREHSGLYTLSVQIENMEDKANLEIQVVDKPGPPIAVTVTDVWGFNAALEWKPPKDNGNAEITGYTIQKADLKTKEWFTVLEHNRRPSCTVSDLVMGNEYTFRVFSENICGMSDDAGISKNTAVIAKTGLKQNIQPYKEKDMTSSPKFITPLVDRSVIAGYSAAISCAVRGYPKPKIIWMKNKMIIGEDPKFLMQNNQGVLTLNIRKPSLFDGGKYTCRAVNDLGEDEVECKLEVRVVTEKVEAKK; encoded by the exons AATTGCCTGAGGATG AACATGTCCCAGGAGAAGAGCATCAGATGTCTGAGACAAGTGGCCTGTTTGTGGAGAAGCCTCAGAGTGTCGCTGTCAATAAAG GGAACAATGTCACATTTGTGGCTAAGGTGGACTCCTCTAAGATGCTAAGGAAGCCAACTATGAAGTGGTTGAAGGGGAAATGGCTGGATCTGGGCAGCAAGGCTGGAAAACACCTACAGTTCAAAGAAACCTATGATAGGAACACCAAG ATATACACCTATGAGATGACCATTGTTAAGGCTGTGGATGGGGATGCTGGAGGTTATCGTTGTGAGGTCACATCCAAAGACAAGTGTGACATCTGCACATTTGAAATCACCATCGAAG CTGCTGAAGAGACGaagcaaacaaacattttggagGCATTCAAACGATC GGGAGATGCAGGAGAGGATGCAGGTGATCTGGACTTCAGTGGTTTACTCAAGAAAAG AGAGAGGAAGCAAAAGGAGGAGCCTGAGGTGAGTGTGGATGTCTGGGAGATCCTGAAAAATGCCAAACCATGTGACtatgagaaaatcgcctttgaGTACGGCATCACTGATCTCAGGGGCATGCTCAAAAGACTCAAGAAGATGAAGAAGGTGGAGCCCAAAAAGAGTGATG CTTTCCTAAGGAAGATGGAACCTGCTTACTCTGTGGAAAAAGGAAAGAGAATACAGCTCAGTGTTGAGCTGTCTGACCCCAACGCTCAAGTCAAATGGCTGAAAAATGGACAGGAGATCAAACCCTCTGCCAA ATATATCTTTGAGAGTGTAGGTGGTATCCGTAAGCTCACTATTAACAAGTGCACCCTCGCTGATGATGCCGCTTATGAATGTGTGATTGGAGAGGAGAAGAGTTTCACTGAGGTCTTTGTCCAAG aaccccctgtcacCATCACTAAGATGTTGGATGACATCCATGTTGTGGTTGGGGAGAAGGTGGAGTTTGAGGTGGAAGTGTCTGAAGAAGCAGCCAGTGTGAAATG GATGAAGGATGGTGTGGAACTGAGCCGAGATGGAAAGTATCGCTTTAAGAAAGATGGGACAAAGCACTGGCTCATCATCAATGAGGCGACCACAGAGGACATAGGAACATACTATGTGTTCACTAGCGGAGGGGAGTCCAAGGGAGAGCTGGAAGTGGAAG AGAAGGAACTTGAGGTTTTGCAGAGTATAGCTGATCTGACACTGAAGGCAGCAGAGCAGGCTGTCTTCAAGTGTGAAGTGTCTGATGAGAAAGTGACTGGCAAGTGGTTCAAGGATGGAGTAGAGGTCATTCCCAGTAACCGCATCAAAATGACACACATCGGCAG GACTCACAAGCTGGTGATAGATGACGTGAAGCCTGAGGATGCAGGAGATTACACCTTTGTACCAGATGGATACGCTCTTTCCCTTTCAGCCAAACTCAACTTTTTGG AGATCAAGATTGATTATGTTCCTCGTCAAG AACCACCTAAAATCCACCTGGACACCACTGGCAGCATGGTCAACAAAAACACCATTATCGTCGTTGCAGGAAACAAGCTCCGGTTTGATGTTGACATTACAGGGGAGCCCCCTCCCACTGTCTGCTGGAAAAAAGGAGATACG GAGATCTCTGAATCTGAGGGCCGTGTGAGAGTGGAGACCAGGAAGAATCTGAGCTGCTTTGTTATTGAAGGGGCCGAGAGATCCGATGAAGGCCTTTATCATATCACTGTAACCAACCCAGCAGGACAGGACAAGGCTGATATCATGGTTAAGATAGTTG ATGTGCCTGATCCACCTGAGAATGTGAAATGCACTGGAGTGGGTGAGGACACGGCTGCCATCCAGTGGGATCCACCCAAATTTGATGGTGGAGTTCCAGTGAAAG GTTACCTAATGGAGAGGAAGAAGAAGGGCTCTTCCAGATGGACAAAGCTAAACTTTGACATTTATGAGTCCACAACATATGAAGCTAAAAAGATGATTGAGGGTGTGCTATATGAGATGAGGGTGTTTGCGGTTAACGGCATTGGCATCTCCCAGCCCAGCGTCAACTCCAAACCTTTCATGCCCATTG CTCCAACTAGTGAACCGACACGACTGATGGTGGATGACATTACAGATGGTTCCTGTGCTCTAAAGTGGCTCCCCCCCGAGAGGATTGGAGCTGGTGGCATCGACGGGTACATGATTGAGTATTGCATTGAGGGAG CCACTGAGTGGGTGCAGGCCAACGAAACCCCTGTTGAGAAGAATAGTTACAGGGTCAGAGGGCTGCCTGTTGGAGAGAAGATGCTGTTCAGGGTGACAGCTGTGAACATCGCTGGCCGTAGCCCTCCAGCTGTGTTGGCGCAAGCTGTCACCATTCGGGAGATTGTTG AGCGTCCTAAAATCCGCCTCCCTCGGCAGCTTAGGACTAAGTACATCAAACGAGTGGGTGAGAAGGTCAACGTTGTCATTCCCTTCCAG GGCAAACCACGTCCAATGGTGACCTGGTTTAAGGATGGCGCACCTATAGACACAGCGCTGGTGAATATCCGCACAACTGGTGTCGACACCATCCTGTTCATCAGGCAGGCAGTCAGAGAGCACTCCGGCCTGTACACCCTGTCCGTGCAGATTGAGAATATGGAGGACAAAGCCAACCTTGAGATCCAGGTTGTAG ACAAGCCAGGGCCACCGATTGCTGTCACTGTAACTGATGTTTGGGGTTTCAATGCTGCTTTGGAATGGAAGCCTCCAAAAGACAATGGCAACGCAGAGATCACTGGCTATACCATCCAAAAGGCCGACTTGAAAACCAAG GAGTGGTTCACTGTTCTTGAACACAATCGCAGACCTAGTTGCACCGTGTCTGATCTGGTGATGGGGAATGAATACACCTTCCGCGTGTTCAGTGAGAACATCTGTGGCATGAGCGATGATGCTGGCATCAGCAAAAACACCGCTGTCATTGCCAAAACAG GTCttaaacaaaatatacaacCCTACAAGGAAAAAGATATGACCAGCTCTCCTAAATTCATCACACCTCTCGTGGACAGGTCCGTCATCGCAGGTTACAGCGCTGCCATCAGCTGTGCTGTCCGTGGGTACCCAAAA CCAAAGATTATATGGATGAAAAATAAGATGATTATTGGAGAGGATCCAAAGTTTCTCATGCAGAATAATCAGGGTGTGCTGACTTTAAACATCCGTAAGCCCAGCTTGTTTGATGGAGGGAAGTATACATGCAGAGCCGTCAATGACCTAGGAGAGGATGAAGTGGAGTGCAAGCTGGAAGTTCGAG TTGTAACAGAAAAGGTGGAGGCAAAGAAGTAA
- the mybpc2a gene encoding myosin binding protein Ca isoform X4: MPEPKKPGAKGGKVEAPPADKSAEELPEDEHVPGEEHQMSETSGLFVEKPQSVAVNKGNNVTFVAKVDSSKMLRKPTMKWLKGKWLDLGSKAGKHLQFKETYDRNTKIYTYEMTIVKAVDGDAGGYRCEVTSKDKCDICTFEITIEAAEETKQTNILEAFKRSGDAGEDAGDLDFSGLLKKRERKQKEEPEVSVDVWEILKNAKPCDYEKIAFEYGITDLRGMLKRLKKMKKVEPKKSDAFLRKMEPAYSVEKGKRIQLSVELSDPNAQVKWLKNGQEIKPSAKYIFESVGGIRKLTINKCTLADDAAYECVIGEEKSFTEVFVQEPPVTITKMLDDIHVVVGEKVEFEVEVSEEAASVKWMKDGVELSRDGKYRFKKDGTKHWLIINEATTEDIGTYYVFTSGGESKGELEVEEKELEVLQSIADLTLKAAEQAVFKCEVSDEKVTGKWFKDGVEVIPSNRIKMTHIGRTHKLVIDDVKPEDAGDYTFVPDGYALSLSAKLNFLEIKIDYVPRQEPPKIHLDTTGSMVNKNTIIVVAGNKLRFDVDITGEPPPTVCWKKGDTEISESEGRVRVETRKNLSCFVIEGAERSDEGLYHITVTNPAGQDKADIMVKIVDVPDPPENVKCTGVGEDTAAIQWDPPKFDGGVPVKGYLMERKKKGSSRWTKLNFDIYESTTYEAKKMIEGVLYEMRVFAVNGIGISQPSVNSKPFMPIAPTSEPTRLMVDDITDGSCALKWLPPERIGAGGIDGYMIEYCIEGATEWVQANETPVEKNSYRVRGLPVGEKMLFRVTAVNIAGRSPPAVLAQAVTIREIVERPKIRLPRQLRTKYIKRVGEKVNVVIPFQGKPRPMVTWFKDGAPIDTALVNIRTTGVDTILFIRQAVREHSGLYTLSVQIENMEDKANLEIQVVDKPGPPIAVTVTDVWGFNAALEWKPPKDNGNAEITGYTIQKADLKTKK; encoded by the exons AATTGCCTGAGGATG AACATGTCCCAGGAGAAGAGCATCAGATGTCTGAGACAAGTGGCCTGTTTGTGGAGAAGCCTCAGAGTGTCGCTGTCAATAAAG GGAACAATGTCACATTTGTGGCTAAGGTGGACTCCTCTAAGATGCTAAGGAAGCCAACTATGAAGTGGTTGAAGGGGAAATGGCTGGATCTGGGCAGCAAGGCTGGAAAACACCTACAGTTCAAAGAAACCTATGATAGGAACACCAAG ATATACACCTATGAGATGACCATTGTTAAGGCTGTGGATGGGGATGCTGGAGGTTATCGTTGTGAGGTCACATCCAAAGACAAGTGTGACATCTGCACATTTGAAATCACCATCGAAG CTGCTGAAGAGACGaagcaaacaaacattttggagGCATTCAAACGATC GGGAGATGCAGGAGAGGATGCAGGTGATCTGGACTTCAGTGGTTTACTCAAGAAAAG AGAGAGGAAGCAAAAGGAGGAGCCTGAGGTGAGTGTGGATGTCTGGGAGATCCTGAAAAATGCCAAACCATGTGACtatgagaaaatcgcctttgaGTACGGCATCACTGATCTCAGGGGCATGCTCAAAAGACTCAAGAAGATGAAGAAGGTGGAGCCCAAAAAGAGTGATG CTTTCCTAAGGAAGATGGAACCTGCTTACTCTGTGGAAAAAGGAAAGAGAATACAGCTCAGTGTTGAGCTGTCTGACCCCAACGCTCAAGTCAAATGGCTGAAAAATGGACAGGAGATCAAACCCTCTGCCAA ATATATCTTTGAGAGTGTAGGTGGTATCCGTAAGCTCACTATTAACAAGTGCACCCTCGCTGATGATGCCGCTTATGAATGTGTGATTGGAGAGGAGAAGAGTTTCACTGAGGTCTTTGTCCAAG aaccccctgtcacCATCACTAAGATGTTGGATGACATCCATGTTGTGGTTGGGGAGAAGGTGGAGTTTGAGGTGGAAGTGTCTGAAGAAGCAGCCAGTGTGAAATG GATGAAGGATGGTGTGGAACTGAGCCGAGATGGAAAGTATCGCTTTAAGAAAGATGGGACAAAGCACTGGCTCATCATCAATGAGGCGACCACAGAGGACATAGGAACATACTATGTGTTCACTAGCGGAGGGGAGTCCAAGGGAGAGCTGGAAGTGGAAG AGAAGGAACTTGAGGTTTTGCAGAGTATAGCTGATCTGACACTGAAGGCAGCAGAGCAGGCTGTCTTCAAGTGTGAAGTGTCTGATGAGAAAGTGACTGGCAAGTGGTTCAAGGATGGAGTAGAGGTCATTCCCAGTAACCGCATCAAAATGACACACATCGGCAG GACTCACAAGCTGGTGATAGATGACGTGAAGCCTGAGGATGCAGGAGATTACACCTTTGTACCAGATGGATACGCTCTTTCCCTTTCAGCCAAACTCAACTTTTTGG AGATCAAGATTGATTATGTTCCTCGTCAAG AACCACCTAAAATCCACCTGGACACCACTGGCAGCATGGTCAACAAAAACACCATTATCGTCGTTGCAGGAAACAAGCTCCGGTTTGATGTTGACATTACAGGGGAGCCCCCTCCCACTGTCTGCTGGAAAAAAGGAGATACG GAGATCTCTGAATCTGAGGGCCGTGTGAGAGTGGAGACCAGGAAGAATCTGAGCTGCTTTGTTATTGAAGGGGCCGAGAGATCCGATGAAGGCCTTTATCATATCACTGTAACCAACCCAGCAGGACAGGACAAGGCTGATATCATGGTTAAGATAGTTG ATGTGCCTGATCCACCTGAGAATGTGAAATGCACTGGAGTGGGTGAGGACACGGCTGCCATCCAGTGGGATCCACCCAAATTTGATGGTGGAGTTCCAGTGAAAG GTTACCTAATGGAGAGGAAGAAGAAGGGCTCTTCCAGATGGACAAAGCTAAACTTTGACATTTATGAGTCCACAACATATGAAGCTAAAAAGATGATTGAGGGTGTGCTATATGAGATGAGGGTGTTTGCGGTTAACGGCATTGGCATCTCCCAGCCCAGCGTCAACTCCAAACCTTTCATGCCCATTG CTCCAACTAGTGAACCGACACGACTGATGGTGGATGACATTACAGATGGTTCCTGTGCTCTAAAGTGGCTCCCCCCCGAGAGGATTGGAGCTGGTGGCATCGACGGGTACATGATTGAGTATTGCATTGAGGGAG CCACTGAGTGGGTGCAGGCCAACGAAACCCCTGTTGAGAAGAATAGTTACAGGGTCAGAGGGCTGCCTGTTGGAGAGAAGATGCTGTTCAGGGTGACAGCTGTGAACATCGCTGGCCGTAGCCCTCCAGCTGTGTTGGCGCAAGCTGTCACCATTCGGGAGATTGTTG AGCGTCCTAAAATCCGCCTCCCTCGGCAGCTTAGGACTAAGTACATCAAACGAGTGGGTGAGAAGGTCAACGTTGTCATTCCCTTCCAG GGCAAACCACGTCCAATGGTGACCTGGTTTAAGGATGGCGCACCTATAGACACAGCGCTGGTGAATATCCGCACAACTGGTGTCGACACCATCCTGTTCATCAGGCAGGCAGTCAGAGAGCACTCCGGCCTGTACACCCTGTCCGTGCAGATTGAGAATATGGAGGACAAAGCCAACCTTGAGATCCAGGTTGTAG ACAAGCCAGGGCCACCGATTGCTGTCACTGTAACTGATGTTTGGGGTTTCAATGCTGCTTTGGAATGGAAGCCTCCAAAAGACAATGGCAACGCAGAGATCACTGGCTATACCATCCAAAAGGCCGACTTGAAAACCAAG aaGTAG
- the mybpc2a gene encoding myosin binding protein Ca isoform X2, whose product MNKHVPGEEHQMSETSGLFVEKPQSVAVNKGNNVTFVAKVDSSKMLRKPTMKWLKGKWLDLGSKAGKHLQFKETYDRNTKIYTYEMTIVKAVDGDAGGYRCEVTSKDKCDICTFEITIEAAEETKQTNILEAFKRSGDAGEDAGDLDFSGLLKKRERKQKEEPEVSVDVWEILKNAKPCDYEKIAFEYGITDLRGMLKRLKKMKKVEPKKSDAFLRKMEPAYSVEKGKRIQLSVELSDPNAQVKWLKNGQEIKPSAKYIFESVGGIRKLTINKCTLADDAAYECVIGEEKSFTEVFVQEPPVTITKMLDDIHVVVGEKVEFEVEVSEEAASVKWMKDGVELSRDGKYRFKKDGTKHWLIINEATTEDIGTYYVFTSGGESKGELEVEEKELEVLQSIADLTLKAAEQAVFKCEVSDEKVTGKWFKDGVEVIPSNRIKMTHIGRTHKLVIDDVKPEDAGDYTFVPDGYALSLSAKLNFLEIKIDYVPRQEPPKIHLDTTGSMVNKNTIIVVAGNKLRFDVDITGEPPPTVCWKKGDTEISESEGRVRVETRKNLSCFVIEGAERSDEGLYHITVTNPAGQDKADIMVKIVDVPDPPENVKCTGVGEDTAAIQWDPPKFDGGVPVKGYLMERKKKGSSRWTKLNFDIYESTTYEAKKMIEGVLYEMRVFAVNGIGISQPSVNSKPFMPIAPTSEPTRLMVDDITDGSCALKWLPPERIGAGGIDGYMIEYCIEGATEWVQANETPVEKNSYRVRGLPVGEKMLFRVTAVNIAGRSPPAVLAQAVTIREIVERPKIRLPRQLRTKYIKRVGEKVNVVIPFQGKPRPMVTWFKDGAPIDTALVNIRTTGVDTILFIRQAVREHSGLYTLSVQIENMEDKANLEIQVVDKPGPPIAVTVTDVWGFNAALEWKPPKDNGNAEITGYTIQKADLKTKEWFTVLEHNRRPSCTVSDLVMGNEYTFRVFSENICGMSDDAGISKNTAVIAKTGLKQNIQPYKEKDMTSSPKFITPLVDRSVIAGYSAAISCAVRGYPKPKIIWMKNKMIIGEDPKFLMQNNQGVLTLNIRKPSLFDGGKYTCRAVNDLGEDEVECKLEVRVVTEKVEAKK is encoded by the exons ATGAACA AACATGTCCCAGGAGAAGAGCATCAGATGTCTGAGACAAGTGGCCTGTTTGTGGAGAAGCCTCAGAGTGTCGCTGTCAATAAAG GGAACAATGTCACATTTGTGGCTAAGGTGGACTCCTCTAAGATGCTAAGGAAGCCAACTATGAAGTGGTTGAAGGGGAAATGGCTGGATCTGGGCAGCAAGGCTGGAAAACACCTACAGTTCAAAGAAACCTATGATAGGAACACCAAG ATATACACCTATGAGATGACCATTGTTAAGGCTGTGGATGGGGATGCTGGAGGTTATCGTTGTGAGGTCACATCCAAAGACAAGTGTGACATCTGCACATTTGAAATCACCATCGAAG CTGCTGAAGAGACGaagcaaacaaacattttggagGCATTCAAACGATC GGGAGATGCAGGAGAGGATGCAGGTGATCTGGACTTCAGTGGTTTACTCAAGAAAAG AGAGAGGAAGCAAAAGGAGGAGCCTGAGGTGAGTGTGGATGTCTGGGAGATCCTGAAAAATGCCAAACCATGTGACtatgagaaaatcgcctttgaGTACGGCATCACTGATCTCAGGGGCATGCTCAAAAGACTCAAGAAGATGAAGAAGGTGGAGCCCAAAAAGAGTGATG CTTTCCTAAGGAAGATGGAACCTGCTTACTCTGTGGAAAAAGGAAAGAGAATACAGCTCAGTGTTGAGCTGTCTGACCCCAACGCTCAAGTCAAATGGCTGAAAAATGGACAGGAGATCAAACCCTCTGCCAA ATATATCTTTGAGAGTGTAGGTGGTATCCGTAAGCTCACTATTAACAAGTGCACCCTCGCTGATGATGCCGCTTATGAATGTGTGATTGGAGAGGAGAAGAGTTTCACTGAGGTCTTTGTCCAAG aaccccctgtcacCATCACTAAGATGTTGGATGACATCCATGTTGTGGTTGGGGAGAAGGTGGAGTTTGAGGTGGAAGTGTCTGAAGAAGCAGCCAGTGTGAAATG GATGAAGGATGGTGTGGAACTGAGCCGAGATGGAAAGTATCGCTTTAAGAAAGATGGGACAAAGCACTGGCTCATCATCAATGAGGCGACCACAGAGGACATAGGAACATACTATGTGTTCACTAGCGGAGGGGAGTCCAAGGGAGAGCTGGAAGTGGAAG AGAAGGAACTTGAGGTTTTGCAGAGTATAGCTGATCTGACACTGAAGGCAGCAGAGCAGGCTGTCTTCAAGTGTGAAGTGTCTGATGAGAAAGTGACTGGCAAGTGGTTCAAGGATGGAGTAGAGGTCATTCCCAGTAACCGCATCAAAATGACACACATCGGCAG GACTCACAAGCTGGTGATAGATGACGTGAAGCCTGAGGATGCAGGAGATTACACCTTTGTACCAGATGGATACGCTCTTTCCCTTTCAGCCAAACTCAACTTTTTGG AGATCAAGATTGATTATGTTCCTCGTCAAG AACCACCTAAAATCCACCTGGACACCACTGGCAGCATGGTCAACAAAAACACCATTATCGTCGTTGCAGGAAACAAGCTCCGGTTTGATGTTGACATTACAGGGGAGCCCCCTCCCACTGTCTGCTGGAAAAAAGGAGATACG GAGATCTCTGAATCTGAGGGCCGTGTGAGAGTGGAGACCAGGAAGAATCTGAGCTGCTTTGTTATTGAAGGGGCCGAGAGATCCGATGAAGGCCTTTATCATATCACTGTAACCAACCCAGCAGGACAGGACAAGGCTGATATCATGGTTAAGATAGTTG ATGTGCCTGATCCACCTGAGAATGTGAAATGCACTGGAGTGGGTGAGGACACGGCTGCCATCCAGTGGGATCCACCCAAATTTGATGGTGGAGTTCCAGTGAAAG GTTACCTAATGGAGAGGAAGAAGAAGGGCTCTTCCAGATGGACAAAGCTAAACTTTGACATTTATGAGTCCACAACATATGAAGCTAAAAAGATGATTGAGGGTGTGCTATATGAGATGAGGGTGTTTGCGGTTAACGGCATTGGCATCTCCCAGCCCAGCGTCAACTCCAAACCTTTCATGCCCATTG CTCCAACTAGTGAACCGACACGACTGATGGTGGATGACATTACAGATGGTTCCTGTGCTCTAAAGTGGCTCCCCCCCGAGAGGATTGGAGCTGGTGGCATCGACGGGTACATGATTGAGTATTGCATTGAGGGAG CCACTGAGTGGGTGCAGGCCAACGAAACCCCTGTTGAGAAGAATAGTTACAGGGTCAGAGGGCTGCCTGTTGGAGAGAAGATGCTGTTCAGGGTGACAGCTGTGAACATCGCTGGCCGTAGCCCTCCAGCTGTGTTGGCGCAAGCTGTCACCATTCGGGAGATTGTTG AGCGTCCTAAAATCCGCCTCCCTCGGCAGCTTAGGACTAAGTACATCAAACGAGTGGGTGAGAAGGTCAACGTTGTCATTCCCTTCCAG GGCAAACCACGTCCAATGGTGACCTGGTTTAAGGATGGCGCACCTATAGACACAGCGCTGGTGAATATCCGCACAACTGGTGTCGACACCATCCTGTTCATCAGGCAGGCAGTCAGAGAGCACTCCGGCCTGTACACCCTGTCCGTGCAGATTGAGAATATGGAGGACAAAGCCAACCTTGAGATCCAGGTTGTAG ACAAGCCAGGGCCACCGATTGCTGTCACTGTAACTGATGTTTGGGGTTTCAATGCTGCTTTGGAATGGAAGCCTCCAAAAGACAATGGCAACGCAGAGATCACTGGCTATACCATCCAAAAGGCCGACTTGAAAACCAAG GAGTGGTTCACTGTTCTTGAACACAATCGCAGACCTAGTTGCACCGTGTCTGATCTGGTGATGGGGAATGAATACACCTTCCGCGTGTTCAGTGAGAACATCTGTGGCATGAGCGATGATGCTGGCATCAGCAAAAACACCGCTGTCATTGCCAAAACAG GTCttaaacaaaatatacaacCCTACAAGGAAAAAGATATGACCAGCTCTCCTAAATTCATCACACCTCTCGTGGACAGGTCCGTCATCGCAGGTTACAGCGCTGCCATCAGCTGTGCTGTCCGTGGGTACCCAAAA CCAAAGATTATATGGATGAAAAATAAGATGATTATTGGAGAGGATCCAAAGTTTCTCATGCAGAATAATCAGGGTGTGCTGACTTTAAACATCCGTAAGCCCAGCTTGTTTGATGGAGGGAAGTATACATGCAGAGCCGTCAATGACCTAGGAGAGGATGAAGTGGAGTGCAAGCTGGAAGTTCGAG TTGTAACAGAAAAGGTGGAGGCAAAGAAGTAA